Proteins from one Pirellulales bacterium genomic window:
- a CDS encoding flavin monoamine oxidase family protein: MNAPSHADVVIVGAGLSGLAAARALREGGASVVALEARDRVGGRTLAQPVGRATFDLGGQWLGPLQTRMRALVQEYGITLFPTFHTGTKVLDTERGLSTYQQTIPSLPLWALWDLHRGMRRIERLAASVPTGNPLGTPGAVDYDGQTLETYLRRFARAQVVRDVLTAAMRVVFGAEAKELSMLHFLYYMRSGGGLESIVEVANGAQQDRILGGAQQISQRLADPLGEALVLAAPTRRIEQTASGIKAVTPAGVWEAKYGIVAMAPSLTAQIEFEPALPALRTQLVQRFPMGQTIKILALYDEPFWRQAGYSGEAVATQGPLSVVYDNTSYDGGQAALVGFMVAGPARHWGSQPAAARREAVLQTFARYFGPRALQPTEYMEKDWGADPWSGGCPTGYMVPGAISECWPALSQPVGRVHWAGTETAAEWTGYMEGAIEAGRRAATEILARL; this comes from the coding sequence ATGAATGCACCGAGCCATGCAGACGTCGTGATCGTGGGCGCAGGCCTTTCAGGACTGGCGGCGGCGCGCGCGCTGCGCGAGGGCGGCGCATCGGTCGTCGCGCTCGAGGCGCGCGATCGCGTCGGCGGCCGGACCTTGGCTCAACCGGTCGGCCGCGCTACGTTCGATCTGGGCGGGCAATGGCTCGGGCCGCTGCAAACGCGGATGCGCGCGCTCGTGCAGGAATACGGCATCACGCTGTTTCCCACGTTTCATACAGGCACGAAGGTCCTGGACACCGAGCGCGGGCTGTCGACCTATCAACAAACCATTCCCTCGTTGCCGTTGTGGGCGCTGTGGGATTTGCACCGCGGCATGCGGCGCATCGAGCGCCTCGCCGCGAGCGTTCCGACGGGCAACCCCTTGGGAACGCCCGGCGCCGTGGACTACGACGGTCAAACCCTCGAGACCTACCTGCGGCGCTTTGCGCGAGCCCAGGTCGTACGCGACGTGTTGACCGCGGCGATGCGCGTCGTCTTCGGGGCCGAGGCCAAAGAGCTGTCGATGCTGCATTTTCTCTATTACATGCGCTCCGGCGGCGGGCTGGAGAGTATCGTCGAAGTGGCCAACGGCGCGCAACAAGACCGCATCCTCGGCGGCGCGCAACAAATCTCCCAGCGACTGGCCGATCCGCTGGGCGAGGCGCTGGTGCTCGCCGCGCCCACGCGGCGCATCGAGCAAACCGCCTCGGGCATCAAGGCCGTCACACCGGCGGGTGTCTGGGAAGCGAAGTACGGAATCGTGGCGATGGCCCCGTCGCTCACGGCGCAGATCGAGTTCGAGCCGGCGCTGCCCGCGTTGCGCACCCAACTCGTCCAACGATTCCCCATGGGACAGACGATCAAGATTCTCGCGCTCTACGACGAGCCGTTCTGGCGCCAGGCGGGCTATTCGGGCGAAGCCGTCGCCACGCAGGGCCCCTTGAGCGTCGTCTACGACAACACCAGCTACGATGGTGGACAGGCCGCGCTGGTCGGCTTCATGGTGGCAGGTCCGGCCCGGCATTGGGGAAGCCAGCCCGCTGCCGCGCGGCGTGAAGCCGTGCTGCAGACCTTTGCCCGGTACTTCGGTCCGCGCGCACTGCAGCCCACCGAATACATGGAAAAGGATTGGGGCGCGGACCCCTGGTCCGGCGGCTGCCCGACGGGTTACATGGTGCCAGGCGCGATCAGCGAGTGTTGGCCGGCCCTGAGTCAGCCCGTGGGCCGCGTGCACTGGGCAGGCACCGAAACAGCCGCCGAATGGACCGGGTACATGGAGGGCGCCATCGAAGCCGGGCGTCGCGCAGCCACGGAGATTCTCGCGCGTCTCTAG
- the accD gene encoding acetyl-CoA carboxylase, carboxyltransferase subunit beta — protein sequence MEPSPPPAESKPLPAAAHRPKLSVPEGLWKRCPGCQATIFRKEAERRLGVCPECDYHWYVSARDRIDQLLDTGTFEETDTELMPTDPLGFADKKPYAARIKEEQARTGLRDAALVGTGMIRARRVAFCVTDSAFIMGSMGAVVGEKLTRTIERATEQRLPLIIVSGSGGGARMHEGILSLMQMAKVTAALARFHEAGGLYISVLTNPTMGGVAASFASLGDIILAEPKALIGFAGPRTIKATIRIELPKGFQTSEFLLEHGFIDRIVRRCDLKSEIARIIDYCGR from the coding sequence ATGGAACCCTCGCCCCCGCCCGCCGAATCGAAGCCGCTGCCGGCTGCCGCACACCGCCCCAAGCTGAGCGTGCCCGAGGGGCTCTGGAAGCGGTGCCCCGGCTGCCAGGCTACGATCTTTCGCAAGGAAGCCGAGCGCCGCCTGGGCGTCTGCCCGGAATGCGACTACCACTGGTACGTTTCGGCCCGTGACCGGATCGACCAGTTGCTCGACACCGGTACTTTCGAAGAGACCGACACCGAGCTGATGCCCACCGACCCGTTGGGCTTTGCCGACAAGAAGCCCTACGCGGCCCGGATCAAGGAGGAGCAGGCCCGAACCGGCTTGCGCGACGCGGCACTGGTCGGCACCGGGATGATCCGCGCCCGGCGCGTGGCCTTTTGCGTGACCGACTCGGCCTTCATCATGGGCAGCATGGGCGCCGTGGTCGGCGAGAAGCTCACGCGCACCATCGAACGGGCCACCGAGCAGCGGCTGCCCCTGATCATCGTCAGCGGCTCCGGCGGCGGGGCCCGGATGCACGAAGGCATTCTCTCGCTGATGCAGATGGCCAAGGTCACCGCGGCCCTGGCCCGGTTCCACGAGGCCGGCGGGCTCTATATCTCGGTGCTCACCAACCCGACGATGGGGGGCGTCGCCGCGAGCTTCGCCAGCCTGGGCGACATCATCCTGGCCGAGCCCAAGGCGCTGATAGGCTTCGCCGGTCCGCGGACGATCAAGGCCACGATCCGGATCGAGCTGCCCAAGGGCTTTCAGACGAGCGAATTCCTGCTTGAACACGGCTTCATCGACCGCATCGTCCGCCGCTGCGATCTGAAAAGCGAAATCGCGCGGATCATCGACTACTGCGGGCGATAA
- a CDS encoding flavodoxin family protein, with product MSSSLVHILVLYDTYHGHTAAMAQEIAAGASEVRDAEVRLKQVVDAVADDLLWADGIALGSPTHMGSMGWQMKRFIDDVFASLWGRARLSGKVGAVFTTGGSGGAGGAELTLLALMANLAQQGMILLTHPHNVPGYRPDGISWGPTWSTGRGDLPPTEAQVAAARGHGRRLAELSGRVAAGGAPG from the coding sequence TTGTCGAGCTCGCTTGTGCACATTCTTGTGCTGTACGACACTTACCACGGACACACCGCGGCCATGGCGCAGGAAATCGCCGCCGGAGCGTCCGAAGTGCGTGACGCCGAAGTCCGCTTGAAGCAAGTCGTGGACGCCGTGGCCGACGATCTGCTCTGGGCCGACGGCATCGCACTGGGCAGCCCGACGCACATGGGCTCGATGGGTTGGCAGATGAAACGGTTCATCGACGACGTGTTCGCCAGCCTCTGGGGCCGCGCGCGCTTGAGCGGCAAGGTCGGCGCGGTATTTACGACCGGCGGCTCTGGCGGGGCGGGCGGCGCCGAATTGACGCTGTTGGCGCTGATGGCCAACTTGGCGCAGCAGGGAATGATCCTGCTGACGCACCCGCACAACGTGCCCGGCTATCGCCCCGATGGCATCTCTTGGGGGCCCACCTGGTCGACCGGCCGCGGCGATCTCCCGCCGACCGAAGCGCAGGTCGCCGCGGCGCGAGGCCACGGTCGGCGGTTGGCCGAGCTGAGCGGCCGGGTCGCCGCGGGCGGCGCGCCAGGTTAG
- a CDS encoding UDP-2,3-diacylglucosamine diphosphatase, which translates to MRSFETVVVSDLHLGARNSRAAEFIDFLGRVAISRLIVAGDLFQCPRLSRPLGEADAEVLSILRRLADAGDAVWIRGNHDPHADFAWAVLGLPQCDEVNLAVGEKNYLVTHGDRWDRAMELPKLIVDGADAIYRGVQMLDRSHALARMLKRGSKHFCRVVQRLRNRAIDESEQRGYDGVILGHTHVAEEYSERGIHYLNSGCWTERPATYVGVQAGRARLYRWNHVERTPEPQPATFWSSDELVATA; encoded by the coding sequence ATGAGGTCATTTGAGACCGTCGTCGTCAGCGATCTCCATCTTGGTGCCCGAAACTCGCGTGCAGCGGAATTTATTGATTTTCTCGGACGCGTGGCGATCTCGCGACTGATTGTCGCAGGTGATCTGTTTCAATGCCCACGGCTCTCGCGGCCGCTGGGCGAAGCCGACGCCGAGGTCTTGTCGATCCTGCGGCGCCTGGCCGATGCCGGCGACGCCGTCTGGATTCGCGGCAATCACGACCCCCATGCCGACTTCGCCTGGGCTGTGCTCGGTCTGCCGCAGTGCGACGAAGTGAACCTGGCGGTCGGCGAGAAGAACTATCTCGTCACGCACGGCGATCGTTGGGATCGGGCCATGGAACTGCCCAAGCTGATCGTCGACGGCGCCGATGCGATCTATCGCGGCGTGCAGATGCTCGATCGGAGTCACGCGCTGGCCCGCATGTTGAAGCGCGGCTCCAAGCACTTTTGTCGGGTCGTCCAACGGTTGCGCAACCGGGCCATCGACGAGTCCGAGCAGCGCGGCTACGACGGCGTGATTCTCGGCCACACGCACGTCGCCGAAGAGTACAGCGAACGAGGCATTCACTATCTCAACAGCGGTTGCTGGACGGAGCGCCCCGCCACTTATGTGGGCGTCCAGGCCGGGCGAGCCCGGCTTTATCGCTGGAACCACGTCGAGCGTACGCCGGAGCCTCAGCCGGCCACCTTCTGGTCGTCCGACGAACTCGTGGCCACGGCCTGA
- a CDS encoding WD40 repeat domain-containing protein, whose translation MSRRARSLVAGIVTGMMCICWALSTAATAEDAPTLATYTRWVTGLAFSPDGATLATVGGETLLYRPGDVVLWDLNSGAQKSKLAGHPAAVWAVAFSPDGATLATAGYDKTIKLWDVASGNEKASLAGHKNWITAVAFSSDGKLLASASEDATVKLWDLSNNQEKSNLAGHTGMVRSIAFSPDGTLLASASSDKTVRLWDVATAAEKSKIDAHADAVWSVAFSPDGKLLASGGADRVVKLWDVATAAEQAALAGHTNWITSVAFSPDGKLLASAGYDRQLRLWDVAAKTEAAKLGDYKSTLWCLAFSKDGSLLATGSQHESIRVWNMADRTLKFAPPAAPAEAAAEKPTEAAEKPAE comes from the coding sequence ATGAGCCGTCGTGCTCGCAGTCTCGTTGCCGGAATTGTCACCGGGATGATGTGCATTTGCTGGGCGCTGTCCACCGCCGCGACGGCTGAAGATGCACCGACGTTGGCCACCTATACCCGCTGGGTGACGGGCTTGGCGTTTTCGCCCGACGGTGCGACGTTGGCCACCGTCGGCGGCGAGACGCTGCTCTACCGCCCCGGCGACGTTGTACTTTGGGACCTGAACAGCGGCGCGCAGAAGTCGAAGCTCGCCGGACATCCGGCAGCCGTCTGGGCCGTGGCCTTCAGCCCCGACGGCGCGACCCTCGCCACGGCCGGCTACGACAAGACGATCAAGCTTTGGGACGTGGCCTCGGGCAACGAAAAGGCGTCGCTCGCAGGGCACAAGAACTGGATCACCGCCGTGGCCTTTTCGTCCGACGGCAAGCTGCTGGCCAGCGCGAGCGAAGACGCCACCGTGAAGCTCTGGGACCTTTCAAACAACCAGGAAAAGTCGAACCTCGCCGGGCACACGGGCATGGTGCGCAGCATCGCGTTTTCGCCCGACGGCACACTCCTGGCCAGCGCCAGCTCGGACAAGACGGTCCGGCTCTGGGACGTGGCCACCGCGGCGGAGAAGTCGAAGATCGATGCGCATGCCGACGCCGTGTGGAGCGTGGCGTTTTCGCCCGACGGCAAGCTGCTCGCCAGCGGCGGCGCCGATCGCGTGGTCAAGCTCTGGGACGTGGCCACCGCGGCCGAACAAGCGGCGCTCGCCGGGCACACCAACTGGATTACCAGCGTGGCTTTCTCGCCCGACGGCAAGCTCTTGGCCTCTGCCGGGTACGACCGGCAATTGCGGTTGTGGGACGTCGCCGCCAAGACCGAGGCCGCCAAGCTGGGCGATTACAAGAGCACGCTGTGGTGCCTGGCCTTCTCGAAAGACGGCAGCCTGCTGGCCACGGGCAGCCAGCACGAATCGATCCGCGTGTGGAACATGGCCGACCGCACGCTCAAGTTCGCGCCGCCCGCGGCGCCAGCCGAAGCCGCCGCCGAAAAGCCCACCGAGGCGGCGGAAAAGCCGGCCGAGTGA
- a CDS encoding Gfo/Idh/MocA family oxidoreductase — translation MPGSTSRRDFLARLGRSLAAVSAAGYTATARGYTANETIRVAVIGAGGRAQHLLRAMQSLSGVSLVAVCDVWDEHLAKGRELATKDAFATKDYRAVLDRPDVDAVLVATPDHWHVPITIAACEAGKDVYVEKPLTHDPGEGAAVIAAQQKSGRIVQVGMQQRSMPQFIEGRELIKSGALGTVRKVELSWNRNAARGDRLDPGIDPATVDWQRFLGSAPQQPFDAYRFRNWRWFWDFGGGVFTDLMVHFIDVAHWFLDLPEPDEAASIGDFFLWADRWQTPDTVQTLLRYPTNGVQAHFEGTFVNARDAARIEFMGTEATLYLDRGRYELVPERKSKVEPREHVIGTGPKGQDFYLAPNGEALHLANWLECIRSREQPNAPVAAGVLAAASAHLANRALRSGQVARRNA, via the coding sequence ATGCCTGGTAGCACCTCGCGGCGTGATTTTCTGGCCCGGCTGGGACGATCGCTGGCGGCTGTTTCGGCAGCCGGCTACACGGCTACGGCCCGCGGTTATACGGCCAACGAGACGATTCGGGTGGCGGTGATCGGCGCAGGCGGCCGCGCGCAACACCTGCTGCGGGCCATGCAGTCCTTGTCCGGCGTGTCGCTGGTCGCCGTGTGCGACGTCTGGGACGAGCACCTGGCCAAGGGGCGCGAGCTGGCCACGAAGGATGCCTTTGCGACCAAGGACTACCGCGCTGTCCTGGATCGCCCGGACGTCGATGCCGTACTCGTCGCCACGCCCGACCACTGGCACGTGCCGATCACGATTGCCGCCTGTGAAGCGGGCAAAGACGTGTACGTCGAAAAGCCGCTCACGCACGATCCGGGCGAAGGCGCCGCCGTGATCGCTGCGCAACAGAAGTCGGGCCGCATCGTCCAGGTGGGCATGCAGCAACGGAGCATGCCGCAGTTCATCGAGGGCCGCGAGCTGATCAAGTCCGGCGCGCTCGGCACGGTGCGCAAAGTCGAGCTGAGCTGGAACCGGAACGCCGCGCGCGGCGATCGGCTCGATCCGGGCATCGATCCTGCCACGGTCGACTGGCAGCGTTTTCTCGGCTCGGCGCCGCAGCAGCCCTTCGACGCCTATCGTTTTCGCAACTGGCGCTGGTTCTGGGATTTTGGCGGCGGGGTCTTCACCGACTTGATGGTCCACTTCATCGACGTGGCCCATTGGTTTCTCGATCTGCCCGAGCCCGACGAGGCCGCGTCGATCGGCGATTTCTTCCTGTGGGCCGACCGCTGGCAAACGCCCGACACCGTGCAGACGCTGCTGCGCTATCCAACCAACGGCGTGCAGGCCCACTTCGAGGGCACGTTCGTCAACGCCCGCGATGCCGCGCGGATCGAATTCATGGGCACCGAGGCGACGCTGTATCTCGACCGGGGCCGTTACGAACTGGTGCCGGAGCGCAAGAGCAAAGTCGAACCGCGCGAACACGTGATCGGCACGGGTCCCAAAGGCCAGGACTTTTACCTGGCGCCCAATGGCGAGGCGCTGCATCTGGCCAATTGGCTCGAGTGCATCCGGAGCCGCGAGCAGCCCAACGCCCCCGTCGCCGCCGGCGTGTTGGCCGCGGCGAGCGCTCACCTGGCCAACCGCGCCTTGCGCAGCGGGCAGGTGGCCCGGCGCAACGCCTGA
- a CDS encoding PEP-CTERM sorting domain-containing protein (PEP-CTERM proteins occur, often in large numbers, in the proteomes of bacteria that also encode an exosortase, a predicted intramembrane cysteine proteinase. The presence of a PEP-CTERM domain at a protein's C-terminus predicts cleavage within the sorting domain, followed by covalent anchoring to some some component of the (usually Gram-negative) cell surface. Many PEP-CTERM proteins exhibit an unusual sequence composition that includes large numbers of potential glycosylation sites. Expression of one such protein has been shown restore the ability of a bacterium to form floc, a type of biofilm.) has translation MPLGMGAALLLGLGSIAQASHVYTITQSQSQLNLTVAGTVLGGALNVTEQQANAITRYNGTIVADFPGGPGATGSISFPGGSAAAAVNPTGLFSIPLQYSPNVNGGAGTAAANYGVNLNAPIGIALPPIDIPNVGTLNLGTLQSVNMALAVRNLVLDVDSTGALDISLAHTFDASGVSLSVNSGFTDLNGSLVFQQADLISHLAAVVALNALDLAFPDLNLTVSSNILQRTVSLGLGTRFDLTGAGALALPNTPATSGSVSYALPSGSSTLIIPVQATLPSLADLGIPEDILDLDLSLSGQLRATAIVPEPSTIVLAISGAVGLVLLARRRK, from the coding sequence ATGCCGCTGGGCATGGGCGCGGCCCTGCTGTTGGGCCTTGGTTCGATTGCCCAGGCCTCGCATGTCTACACGATTACGCAAAGCCAAAGTCAGTTGAACCTGACGGTGGCCGGCACGGTTCTTGGCGGCGCACTGAACGTCACCGAGCAGCAAGCCAACGCGATCACCCGCTACAACGGCACGATCGTTGCCGACTTCCCTGGTGGCCCCGGCGCCACGGGTAGCATCTCGTTCCCGGGCGGTAGCGCCGCTGCCGCGGTGAACCCGACGGGCCTGTTCAGCATCCCGCTGCAGTATTCTCCAAACGTCAACGGTGGCGCCGGCACTGCAGCAGCCAACTACGGCGTGAATTTGAATGCCCCGATCGGTATCGCGTTGCCCCCGATCGACATCCCGAACGTGGGCACGCTGAACCTGGGAACTCTGCAGTCGGTCAACATGGCATTGGCCGTGCGCAACCTGGTGCTCGACGTGGACAGCACCGGCGCGCTAGACATCAGCCTGGCGCACACGTTTGATGCCAGCGGCGTCAGCCTGAGCGTGAACAGCGGCTTCACCGATCTTAACGGCTCGCTGGTGTTTCAACAGGCCGACCTGATCAGCCACCTGGCTGCGGTCGTGGCGCTCAACGCGCTCGACCTGGCGTTTCCGGACCTCAACCTGACTGTTTCTTCGAACATCCTGCAGCGCACCGTTTCGCTCGGCTTGGGCACGCGCTTTGACCTGACCGGAGCTGGGGCGCTGGCGCTGCCCAACACACCAGCGACCAGCGGTTCGGTCTCGTACGCACTGCCCTCGGGCAGCTCGACGCTGATCATTCCCGTGCAGGCCACGCTGCCCAGCCTGGCCGATCTCGGGATTCCCGAGGACATCCTCGATCTCGACCTGAGCCTGTCGGGCCAGTTGCGTGCGACGGCCATCGTTCCGGAGCCTTCGACGATCGTCCTGGCGATCAGCGGCGCCGTTGGGCTGGTGCTGCTGGCGCGGCGACGCAAGTAA
- the rpe gene encoding ribulose-phosphate 3-epimerase produces the protein MSSPANWEQLCASVPAVLPSMLQCDFTDLRGEVARLEAAGITGLHLDVMDGHFVPNLTYGPPLVEALRRTTQLPLDAHLMISDPARYLSAFADAGADGLTFHIEAVPDPRPVLGQIRRLGLKAGLAINPPTPLVAIEPYLAECDLVLVMSVMPGFGGQKFDAVALEKLTRLRQIRPPGLLLEVDGGVNAETIAACGQAGADLLVVGSAIFAAADYAERIELLRQRLRGPIA, from the coding sequence ATGTCCTCGCCCGCGAATTGGGAGCAGCTTTGCGCCTCCGTGCCGGCCGTGTTGCCGAGCATGTTGCAGTGCGACTTCACGGACCTGCGCGGCGAGGTGGCCCGGCTCGAGGCCGCAGGCATCACCGGGCTGCATCTCGACGTCATGGATGGGCACTTCGTGCCCAATCTGACCTACGGCCCGCCGCTGGTCGAAGCCTTGCGGCGCACGACGCAGTTGCCGCTCGATGCACACCTGATGATTTCCGATCCGGCCCGGTATCTGTCCGCGTTTGCCGACGCCGGGGCAGACGGCCTGACGTTTCACATCGAGGCCGTGCCGGACCCCCGGCCGGTGCTGGGGCAAATCCGTCGGCTGGGACTCAAGGCGGGGCTGGCGATTAACCCACCCACCCCTCTGGTGGCGATCGAGCCTTACCTGGCCGAATGCGATCTGGTGCTGGTGATGAGCGTGATGCCAGGCTTCGGTGGGCAGAAGTTTGACGCCGTGGCGTTGGAAAAGCTTACCCGGCTGCGCCAAATCCGGCCGCCGGGACTTTTACTGGAGGTCGACGGCGGTGTGAATGCCGAGACCATCGCCGCTTGCGGCCAGGCAGGTGCCGATTTACTGGTAGTGGGCTCGGCCATCTTTGCCGCGGCAGACTATGCCGAACGCATCGAACTGCTCCGCCAAAGACTGCGCGGACCGATTGCGTAA
- a CDS encoding class I SAM-dependent methyltransferase: protein MSLAADLKTIYHLALHPVRGNTHAERLESFYGGQAASYDAFRRRLLQGREALYAGIDVPSGAVWIEMGGGTGNNLEYLGTRIGQLSRAYIVDLAPSLLAQARSRIAEHGWTNVVAVEADATQFIPDEGQADVVTFSYALTMIPDWFAALEQAARVLRPGGQIAVVDFYVARKHVAEQRRRHGWWTRSFWPAWFALDNVFLSADHLPFLLAHFEPVQVGESVAKVPYVPWGRVPYYTFIGRKR, encoded by the coding sequence ATGTCGCTGGCGGCCGACCTGAAGACGATCTATCACCTGGCATTGCACCCCGTGCGCGGCAATACGCACGCGGAGCGCCTGGAGAGCTTTTACGGCGGGCAGGCGGCCTCCTACGACGCCTTTCGCCGCCGGCTGCTGCAAGGCCGCGAAGCATTGTATGCCGGCATCGACGTTCCGAGCGGGGCAGTCTGGATCGAGATGGGTGGCGGTACCGGGAACAATCTCGAGTATCTGGGGACGCGAATCGGCCAGCTCTCACGGGCCTACATCGTCGATCTGGCCCCTTCGTTGTTGGCCCAGGCGCGATCGCGGATCGCCGAGCACGGCTGGACGAACGTCGTCGCGGTCGAGGCCGACGCCACGCAGTTCATACCGGACGAAGGCCAGGCCGACGTGGTGACGTTCAGCTACGCCCTGACGATGATTCCTGATTGGTTTGCCGCGCTCGAGCAAGCGGCCCGCGTGCTGCGGCCGGGCGGGCAGATCGCCGTGGTCGATTTCTACGTCGCGCGCAAGCACGTGGCCGAGCAGCGGCGGCGCCATGGCTGGTGGACGCGGAGCTTCTGGCCGGCGTGGTTTGCCCTGGACAACGTCTTCTTGAGCGCCGACCACTTGCCTTTTCTGCTCGCGCACTTCGAGCCGGTGCAGGTCGGTGAGTCCGTCGCCAAGGTGCCTTACGTCCCGTGGGGGCGAGTGCCCTACTACACGTTCATCGGCCGCAAGCGCTAA
- a CDS encoding BtaA family protein — MIRKQISDRVAAKSFAFVHQHNLVYNTCWEDPRLDREALCLGPQDDVLVITSAGCNALDYVLAGARRVYAVDLNFRQNALLERKLAGIRRLDYAAFFELFGQGQSPRIRELYADVLRAELSPRAQRWWDKRLSFFRPRGWRKTFYFRGTSGFFARMINEYIDRVVGLRDEVQAMLDAPCLAAQQELYARIRDVFWSGLLRWLVRRDATLSLLGVPRPQREHLERTVPGGIAGFVEDCVDAVFGKLPLADNYFWRVYLTGSYTPACCPEYLKPENFARLQAGLVDRVSTHTTSVCQFLRHHEQPISRFVLLDHMDWLAAVDEHALQEEWQSIVDRATPGARFIWRSGGLETVFVDRQVVRYRERRLAVGELLSYDRALAARLHPFDRVHTYGSFHIAEFPGARDQAGEPGVPLDVATPTPAALVGSHG; from the coding sequence ATGATACGCAAGCAGATCAGCGATCGAGTGGCGGCGAAAAGCTTTGCATTCGTGCACCAGCACAACCTGGTTTACAACACCTGCTGGGAAGATCCCCGGCTCGACCGCGAGGCCCTGTGCCTGGGCCCGCAAGACGACGTGCTGGTCATCACGTCGGCGGGCTGCAATGCCCTCGACTACGTGCTGGCCGGCGCCCGCCGCGTGTATGCGGTCGATCTGAACTTCCGGCAGAACGCCCTGCTCGAGCGCAAGCTGGCCGGCATCCGCCGGCTCGACTACGCCGCGTTCTTCGAGCTATTCGGCCAAGGCCAGTCGCCCCGCATCCGCGAGCTGTATGCCGACGTGCTGCGGGCCGAGTTGTCTCCGCGCGCCCAGCGATGGTGGGATAAACGGCTCAGCTTTTTCCGACCCCGGGGCTGGCGCAAGACGTTCTATTTCCGCGGCACGTCGGGCTTTTTTGCCCGCATGATCAACGAGTACATCGATCGCGTCGTAGGCCTGCGCGACGAAGTGCAGGCCATGCTCGACGCGCCGTGCCTGGCCGCGCAGCAGGAACTTTATGCCAGGATTCGCGACGTGTTCTGGTCAGGGCTGCTGCGGTGGCTGGTACGCCGCGACGCGACATTGTCGCTTTTGGGCGTCCCCCGTCCGCAGCGCGAGCACCTGGAGCGCACGGTGCCAGGAGGCATCGCCGGCTTCGTCGAGGACTGTGTCGACGCCGTGTTCGGCAAGCTGCCGTTGGCCGACAACTATTTCTGGCGCGTTTATCTGACGGGCAGCTACACCCCGGCCTGTTGCCCGGAATACCTCAAGCCTGAGAATTTTGCGCGGCTGCAGGCGGGGCTCGTCGATCGGGTCAGCACGCACACCACGTCGGTGTGCCAGTTTCTCCGCCACCACGAGCAGCCGATTTCGCGCTTCGTGCTGCTGGACCACATGGACTGGCTGGCCGCCGTCGACGAACACGCATTGCAGGAAGAATGGCAGTCGATTGTCGATCGGGCAACGCCGGGCGCGCGCTTCATCTGGCGGAGCGGCGGCTTGGAAACGGTCTTTGTGGATCGCCAGGTGGTTCGCTACCGCGAGCGGAGGCTCGCCGTCGGCGAACTGTTGTCGTACGATCGCGCGTTGGCCGCGCGGTTGCATCCCTTCGATCGCGTGCATACCTACGGCAGTTTTCACATTGCGGAATTTCCCGGCGCACGCGATCAGGCAGGCGAACCCGGCGTGCCGTTGGACGTAGCCACGCCGACTCCCGCGGCACTGGTCGGGTCGCACGGCTGA
- a CDS encoding histidine phosphatase family protein, translating to MLQIALIRPGASDFAEQGRIQGTLDIPLNEHGREEVQREIDGLRQLNLDALYASDSEPAWSTAADIAKALKLRVKKLDNMHNLDHGLWQGLTVEEVRLKHPRVYRQWQDQPESVCPPSGEMLVDARRRVQAVLARLFKKHRQGVVGLVLPEPLASLVCSELRHAAVGDLWKAACAHGSFELIDIDLVQAS from the coding sequence ATGCTTCAGATTGCCTTAATTCGACCGGGCGCCAGCGATTTCGCCGAGCAAGGCCGCATCCAGGGGACGCTTGACATCCCCCTCAACGAACACGGCCGCGAGGAGGTCCAGCGCGAAATCGACGGCCTGCGCCAATTGAACCTCGATGCGCTCTACGCTTCGGACAGTGAGCCCGCCTGGAGCACCGCGGCCGATATCGCCAAGGCACTCAAACTGCGGGTCAAGAAGCTCGACAACATGCACAACCTCGATCACGGCCTCTGGCAAGGCCTCACGGTCGAAGAAGTGCGGCTCAAGCACCCCCGGGTCTACCGGCAATGGCAGGATCAGCCCGAAAGCGTTTGTCCGCCCTCGGGCGAAATGTTGGTCGATGCCCGGCGCCGGGTGCAAGCGGTGCTGGCCAGGCTGTTCAAGAAGCACCGCCAGGGCGTTGTCGGGCTCGTGCTGCCCGAGCCGCTGGCCAGCCTGGTATGTAGCGAGCTGCGCCATGCGGCCGTCGGCGACCTCTGGAAGGCGGCCTGTGCCCACGGTTCGTTCGAGTTGATCGACATCGATCTGGTCCAGGCGAGTTGA